Proteins co-encoded in one Kutzneria chonburiensis genomic window:
- a CDS encoding alpha/beta hydrolase, with translation MRRSFLAVTLAAATGAALLAAAPAASAAPSMPAKYLSQQIAWKPCFNPVPPGLPPGSERMLCGTFSAPMDWSHPTAHQDISIAVSKLPATGASQGSVLLNPGGPGGPGLTMPLSFLSRTKLTAGQDLIGFDVRGTGKSSNTTCNGGLDIGSTLDYRDRSQGNINLLLNSAKLTAQYCQQFGGEFGPFVNTEQTVKDLDLLRALLGRDKINWIGYSGGTWLGAYYATYFPNRVGKFVLDSNTEFTTDWQDSFNWQPLGFQRRFQEDFQPWAAKYDSLFHLGATADAVNQTYEQLRAKLAANPPVLGGTTYNGVALDNLIVGAMYSSRNFSPLAQNIGILESAVGGGGAFAAHTDQALLPISADAFLSTFTSILCNDTAWHGSDKSLIKDSGQQGRKYPLIGWSTISQPCLSWHRPNLTMPTPNGRGLPPILMVQDTHDPATPYEGAVLAHKAFANSRLLSVQGQGDHGVYASTGNSCVDNTVESFIVDGVVPPRDSNCAGVPLPVPNQVAPTSAVDKAAAYRAAAGSLPSSN, from the coding sequence GTGCGTAGATCGTTCCTCGCCGTCACGCTGGCGGCGGCCACCGGCGCCGCGCTGTTAGCGGCGGCGCCGGCCGCGTCCGCCGCGCCGAGCATGCCGGCCAAGTACCTCAGCCAGCAGATCGCCTGGAAACCGTGCTTCAACCCGGTGCCGCCGGGCCTGCCGCCGGGCTCGGAGCGCATGCTGTGCGGCACCTTCTCGGCGCCGATGGACTGGAGCCATCCGACCGCCCACCAGGACATCTCCATCGCGGTGAGCAAGCTGCCGGCCACCGGTGCGTCCCAGGGGTCGGTGCTGCTCAACCCGGGCGGGCCGGGCGGCCCCGGCCTGACCATGCCGCTGTCGTTCCTGAGCCGGACCAAGCTGACCGCCGGCCAGGACCTGATCGGCTTCGACGTGCGGGGCACCGGCAAGAGCAGCAACACCACCTGCAACGGCGGCCTGGACATCGGCTCGACGCTGGACTACCGCGACCGCAGCCAGGGCAACATCAACCTGCTGCTGAACTCGGCCAAGCTGACCGCCCAGTACTGCCAGCAGTTCGGCGGCGAGTTCGGGCCGTTCGTGAACACCGAGCAGACCGTCAAGGACCTGGACCTGCTGCGGGCCCTGCTGGGCCGGGACAAGATCAACTGGATCGGCTACTCCGGCGGCACCTGGCTCGGCGCCTACTACGCGACCTACTTCCCCAACCGGGTCGGCAAGTTCGTGCTGGACTCCAACACCGAGTTCACCACCGACTGGCAGGACTCGTTCAACTGGCAGCCGCTGGGCTTCCAGCGCCGGTTCCAGGAGGACTTCCAGCCCTGGGCGGCCAAGTACGACTCGCTCTTCCACCTCGGCGCCACCGCCGATGCCGTGAACCAGACCTATGAGCAGCTGCGGGCCAAGCTGGCGGCCAACCCGCCGGTGCTCGGCGGCACCACGTACAACGGGGTCGCGCTGGACAACCTGATCGTCGGCGCCATGTACTCGTCACGCAATTTCTCGCCGCTGGCCCAGAACATCGGCATCCTCGAGTCGGCCGTCGGGGGCGGCGGCGCGTTCGCCGCGCACACCGACCAGGCGCTGCTGCCGATCTCGGCCGACGCGTTCCTGTCCACGTTCACGTCGATCCTGTGCAACGACACCGCGTGGCACGGCAGCGACAAGTCGCTGATCAAGGACTCCGGGCAGCAGGGCCGGAAGTACCCGCTGATCGGCTGGTCGACCATCAGCCAGCCGTGCCTGTCGTGGCACCGGCCGAATCTCACGATGCCCACGCCCAACGGCCGCGGCCTGCCGCCGATCCTGATGGTGCAGGACACCCACGACCCGGCGACCCCGTACGAGGGCGCGGTGTTGGCGCACAAGGCGTTCGCCAATTCGCGTCTGCTGAGCGTGCAGGGCCAGGGCGATCACGGCGTCTACGCCTCGACCGGCAACTCGTGCGTCGACAACACCGTCGAGTCGTTCATCGTCGACGGCGTCGTGCCGCCGCGGGACAGCAACTGCGCCGGTGTGCCGCTGCCGGTCCCGAACCAGGTCGCGCCGACCTCGGCCGTGGACAAGGCCGCCGCCTACCGCGCGGCGGCCGGGTCGCTGCCGAGCTCGAACTGA